GataaaggtaccattctcttcttcTCGTTGAGACGTATgacttttgtttttgaatcactcaatttggttgagtattgaagaagttaagaacgtttaaagtttacccagtttccggcgagtttccAGTTTTTTCACGGACTAGTCAAATTTGAGGTTATTTTCCGGCCATCAccagcaaccattgggcttccaaatagttATAATCTTGTTATacacttttctatcttcattttgatatattatgggtcgaatttggttaagaaacgattgagttacaaagctttgaaaattgcccaaacttccacCCAAGAgctgggtcgaatttggttaagaaacgattgagttacaaagctttgaaaattgcccaaacttccacCCAAGAGCTCTGGGACacttaacggaatgaccaaaatgatggatggtggacaatcccAGAGACCATTTCtgttgattttcaatctcagggaccaaaatgatgtgttatgcaaatctcagagaccattttagcTATTTAGCCGTCATTTAAAAGTTATCTTCAAAACATATTGATAAACAATTGAATGACTAATTActttaaaattagggttttattcCATGATTagactattttttttgttagcaATTACCCAATTCATGTTAACTATGCAGAAACTTCAATCCATGATAAACAAGTGAATGACTAATTACCCATTCAAATCGAAATAAGGAGGGAATTCAATCTATGATAACACGATAGATGTGTTCACTCTTTGTTATTAAAATTGGGCTGGTCAAGCTTTTCAAACTGGGCTGGTCAAGCTACGAAGAGTTTGATGTGGGGTTTAACTATTAAAGCAGATAGTATAAAATGTATTTAGAGAGTGTGGAGTGTGATAATAGTATTAGAatgtaaatatttatatttttagaccTACAATCTTACATTTAGCGTTTTAAGATTGAAATTTTTGCATTGGAAGGGAAATGATTGAAGTCAAAACTCATATTTGAGTTTtggaaatttaaatatttggaCTGAAGATTCATGAACTCAACCTTGGACTCAAATCACCCAGAACTAAAACCGGTGAAAAGAATGAACACTATGTAAACTGTACTGGCCGAAAAGACATAAAACATGAAGATAGAAGGATTTATAGAACAAAAAATATGGATGCCATTTCCAACCAAAGTGTAAGAAGCTAGTAACTGATGATGATTGAATATTGACGATTGTTATTAAAGTGCATAATCACACAACAACAAAGTGTGTGGCGAGTCATTCAATTGCTAATGCATTATCGTCAGAGAAAAGTTCGTTGTtagaaaaataacattttaattttttgaaataataATGAGTAAGAAAATAACATATTAGAAGTTATATTAGAAATTAATGGTAATGGGAAAATAACAttccaatttttaaattttcatagcAGGTGAAATTTAACGCGAAAAGAGAACAAAACATTCAAATTATAATGTGATGAGAAAATAACTGGGTTGGTCCACCAGCACCCCAATAATTTAGGGCTGAGCAAATTTAAcccgactttttttttttcttccttctttttggttaaagagaaaagaaagaaaggaaaaactgGGCGAAAGCCATCAATCATCTGTATTCATGGGAGAGGAGGAGGCGGTAACGGTGGGGTCATCTTCTTCAGCTCCAGCTATAGACTCCTCCAATATTGGGTTTCAGGTAGGTATCCACTGACTTGTAGCCGCTGGAGCGTTTGTGCGAAATTAAGATTcgaattaatttttatattaaagtGATTATATGTTATTAGAATTGGGAGGcagcttttgaagaagcaggtGCAGctctttattttatcaaatCCGTCGTTATGTAAAATCAACCATTGATATTTCTTAATACCTCCAGGCTCCAGGCTCCAGCCAAGAAAAGTTATATGTTAAATCTAATTTAAAACCACACGGAacattgtttcaaaaaaaaaaaaaaaaaaaaaaaaaaaaaaaaaacctcacaCGGGACatatagctatatatatatatatttacatgtttgtgtgtttatgttTTGTTCGTAGCTGAGTGAGTATGTTTATCATGTCAACAGGGTAGGCTAGAGCCTATTCAAGCTTACTTGAAGGACAACAAACGCGGCATAGGAGCAGATACTTCAACAAATAAATTCTTGCCGGTTTCTGAAATTTCGGATTCTAGTCGACGAAAGTATGAAAAGGTTAGCTTCATTTGCTGTTGCTGCTTTCTGGTTTGTTTTTAAACTTCAGCTCTTCTCCTTTTTAGGACTTGTGAGCTTGTGTTTAGGCTCCTAAACAAATTATGCACAAGAAAATCATAAAAGCGGGTAAGAGCTAAAGAAACTTAGAAGACTAGTTTTTGAATCCATTGCAAGAGAAGCGTGCATAAGCAAACTAAACGAGACTGCATGTTACAACAGAATGTGCATCAATGATATAAGTGATAATTTCTTTGTAAATCTAAGTGAAAGAATGAGAAAATCGGAATTTTGAGGAAAATGATAAGACGCAAACATAACCCAGTTTGTATAAAACCATTGGAGAGATGCCAGAGTAGtgtattattatttgttatCTCTTAACCTCAGAACAATAGCTTCATGCATTTGGTACAGAAGGAAGAAGGTATGGGAAACGGCATGATGTCTTCAAGTTGTTCATCAACAGCCATCAATTCCTCCAATATAGGCTTTCAGGTATTCCCCCATTATCTTTCTATTTAtagttcttttctttgttttcaatgttattCTTCCTTTTGCTTTGGTCATGCATTCACTGTCTTGTGGCTGATCTTGTGCAGCTTTTGAAGAAACATGGTTGGAAAGAAGGAACTGGTCTTGGGATTTCTGAGCAGGTTAATATATTAGCATCTTTCTGATTTCTTCACTCCTACTTTACTTCAACAAGTTACCTATTTATTAGTATATTACTatccttcatcttcacttgtttgTGTAAGCTTTGGTTTCTGTTGACTTACTTTTTTTCTGGATTCCTGAACATGACTGTTGTAGTGTTCTGGGTAGTTATAGAAATTGACACGTAACCTCTTTATTTGTCCGAACTGCTTTCTCAATTCTATGTTATGCATGTGATTTtcaactaattttgttttgaaatcaTGCATGAGCTTATTACTGTGATCGGTCAACAATCATTGTGACAGTCAATTGTGTGTGCTTGTATAATTGCACTTCAGTTGCAGAAAAGGACACATTCTAGTACCCAAGGTATGAACCCCAAGAAGCATACGTTAGAAAAGGACACATTTTAGATATGCATAGAAAACTGTTTGTAATACAGATCCAAGAGTATCAGATTGTTTTCTGTTAAGCATACATCTTCCTTGCATGTGGAATACATAGTTCCATAAGAAGGGTGATATTGTAATGTCCAAAGCCACAGCTTTGGTCCACTTCTGTTACAACTATGACCTAACAACACCATTAGGATCACCACTGAAGCTGCTACCACTATTGTTCCGGTGATACCTCCACTACCATTGCTACCATGTAGCAATGGTAATAGAACAAGTTTtcaaccagaaaaaaaaaaaaaaaaaaaaaaaggtaatagAACGGGTTCATTTTGGTAACCACTATGCATCAATGGGCTGAAATAGTTGTCAGGCACTAATACTATTTCAGCCAGTAATAGAACAAGTTTTCAATCCAAGCCTGGTAGGCTTATTCGGTGCATGTGAAAGTCATTGATGCATGGAATGGGGTTAGCGAGTTTATCGTAAGTATGTGCTAACTGCTACGTGCTACTAGTTTTTAGATGGGATATCTAACTAGTTTATTTCTATGAAACAGGGAAGGTTAGAGCCTGTAAAGACTTACTTAAAGAATAATAAACGGGGCCTGGGAGCAGAAAAGTTAAAGAAGGCGCTAAAGCCCCCTGATTCTACTgccttgattaaaaaaaatgaccAGGTGAGTTCATTTGCATGTGTATCAATATTTCAGAAACCCAAatcttttttgtttgatttcctgTTTTCCATGATGAAAATAGTTAGAAATATGAAGTTACACAGGACTTAGATGATGGagcttattttttaaaatattgttgTTCATCAACTCGTCTTCTTCTAAACACGTAACTCCGAGGCAATCAATAAGAAACTCTTTTTAGAATTATTGAAAGAGAAAGGCGGTGGATCAATGATTTAGACAATATATCATAGAAGGAAGAGCGAAGTTAAGCTGACCATTATAACTGGCTACACTCTTGCACTACTAATTATGCTGTTGGTGTTTAGGAGGGGCAATCAAGAAAAGGCAAGGGACTCtccaagaagatgaagaagatgcaggaGTTAGAGAAAAATTTGCAGGAGAGAGAATTTGAGCGTGCCTTTTTCAGGGAGTTTTGGCCAGACAACGTTTAATGGAAAAAATGCATAATCTCTAATCATTATGTCTTAAACACACCCCTTGCTTTTCATATTTTAGGTTTTGTACGGGGTTTTGTTTGTAAGCCAGTGAAAACATCAGTGCTAATTTCAGTTTGCCATTTTAAGTTtgcctaaaatttaaaaaacggGCGAAACTTAAAATGTAGTGGCCAAATTTGAAACCTGGGCTCGTTGGTAGAGTTATTGTCTAGCGGATACCTATTCCATGCAAGCAAAAGTCGATGAAGGTGGAGCTAATGTGGGTATAGGTACTAGTACTACCCTCATGAACCTGAACCAGCATGGTTATTTTCGTAGTTTTTGGTTCTTGTTACAATTTTACATAGTTGAATGTGGGTTAATGAGATAGGAATAGAATgtcatatttgatttttttcaatgtaacaGAAAAAATAGTGTGCGCACCCCATTTCTCCCTCTAATGTACTTATTATCACAACATTATTTGCAGAACCCTATCCATCTATGAAAAGTTTAACTGGATATTGTGTACAAGAATAAACAAGGTTACGAACTGAACTGGAAATAGAACCACATTTGGCCATTTACAACCTAATACTGATAGCATTGTTTGTACCGTTGGCAAAgttttatgatttctttttcttgcGATCGTCAAGTGATTTCTTCTTCTTGCGATCGTCGGGTTTAATGAGTTGAACCGGAGCTGCTGGTATTCTGATCCACCATTCCCTAATTCGCCTCACCCACCTGTCACTGCTTTCCTTTCTATATGGCATTTCCCTTGTAAAAGCCTCCAGAAATACTAGCAGAGTTATATATTTCAATGGCACAAATGCAAACACTGCTGCCATGAAAACCAGCAGTAAAACGATCCTGTCCGTTGCCTGCAGATATACCAGTTATGATATGTAATGCATCGACGGGAGAGAGAACCAGTTCCTAATAGaaatttgaattctaatgtTACACGAACATGTTGGAAATACAAACAAGCCAGCCCGCCCTATGAGAGCTTAAGAATAAATTAGCATGGCTTCAAAAGTATACCTGTGGAAGAACCGCAAACATGAGAGCTCTTATCTTCAAGAGAATAATATTCCCAGATCGAAGTAATGCTTCAACTTGAGTGATCGCTTCTTGCAATGTCAGCAGCTGCTCTACTGGATTTCGGTTATGGGGAGGTGTTATTCTGAATGGTTCTAAAGGTTTCCCTTTGTTAAAGTGCCTGCCCTGGAGCATAACAACTGCAACGAATACGAAAATTGATGGCAATATATATCTGATCCAACCCCTGTACAACAAAATTAACATTACATTACTTCTGGCCATCCATGCTAAAGCTAAAGAAGAAATGGGAATTGAGGGATAGTTAGGTCAACACAAGCAACAATTAATAGGGGAAATCCCAACCCCTGTCTATTTGCAGTACCAATTGAGGGGACCATGCAATAAACTCCTCTTTATAAAGTAGAATTGTTCTTAAGGAACTAATAGGGGAACCCAACTCCTATCTAGTTCCAGCACTAACTTGACAGAGTCGGTTAAACCCAGACTGTAAAGTTCATGTGGGgctcaaactcaaaacaaagaggcCCCATGCTCTGGCAGCCCAGGTTTAACAGCCAGCTCTCCATTTGTACTGCGAAAAGAGAGGTAATTTTTCCCCGTAAGGggcaataaataaataaatcatacTCTTGGAACCAGGCCCAGAAATCTCCAGTCACAGACAAGTTACCTTAATATAAAGTAGCTGCTCAACATCAGAAACGCTGTTGTTTTATAAGGGTAGTCCCATGATGCCAAAACTTGAACACGGCTAGCTAATTCAATCACTGGAAACAAAAGTTCCTACAAGTACAAAATAATCTTTACATAAGCAGTACAAACATTATACCTCCAGAGTAAAAGTCGTGAAGGGATGCACTTCCAAAGGTATAAA
This Pyrus communis chromosome 6, drPyrComm1.1, whole genome shotgun sequence DNA region includes the following protein-coding sequences:
- the LOC137738460 gene encoding uncharacterized protein isoform X2, with amino-acid sequence MGEEEAVTVGSSSSAPAIDSSNIGFQGRLEPIQAYLKDNKRGIGADTSTNKFLPVSEISDSSRRKYEKKEEGMGNGMMSSSCSSTAINSSNIGFQLLKKHGWKEGTGLGISEQGRLEPVKTYLKNNKRGLGAEKLKKALKPPDSTALIKKNDQEGQSRKGKGLSKKMKKMQELEKNLQEREFERAFFREFWPDNV
- the LOC137738460 gene encoding uncharacterized protein isoform X1; this translates as MGEEEAVTVGSSSSAPAIDSSNIGFQGRLEPIQAYLKDNKRGIGADTSTNKFLPVSEISDSSRRKYEKNNSFMHLVQKEEGMGNGMMSSSCSSTAINSSNIGFQLLKKHGWKEGTGLGISEQGRLEPVKTYLKNNKRGLGAEKLKKALKPPDSTALIKKNDQEGQSRKGKGLSKKMKKMQELEKNLQEREFERAFFREFWPDNV